The Euleptes europaea isolate rEulEur1 chromosome 7, rEulEur1.hap1, whole genome shotgun sequence genomic sequence cagaaacaaaggaaaactGTTCAAAAAAACTTATCTCTGTGCAGGCTGCTGAAATGGCTAAAGCTGCTTGACAAACAGGCAGTTTTGAAGCTACTGACAACTAATGCACTGATCTAAAGCTGGTACTAAAAATAAAGGTACTAAAAATAAAGGAGACAGGCTATACAATGGAGGTAGTCCTCAAGTAGACACGACTTACATCACAAATACAAAAGTATGGCTCCCCTTAAGACTCCTCTAAGGCATACTCTGAGAGCTTTGAGCAACCACACCTTCAAGACCTACAAGGCAATCTACTGAATCCTCAGTGTTATGGCCCTCCTCAAACAGCTTGTGCCAGAGGGGAAACGATGGCTATGCCTGCTTATTTTATAACAGCCACCTGTCTGGCTTAAGCCATTTGAACCTATTATGCATGTTCTAAATGTATCCTATAGCTACTGACACACTTAAGTTTGCTTTTAGAAGACCCACTGGGGTGCTAGGGTAGCAAATGTAAAAAATGCTGTCAAGGTTTGATTAATGGGTAAGATCAACCAACAATGTTTGATGGGGGAAAAAGCCACCCCAATTAAGCTTGCAGCAAaattggggagtggggggtggggaatgcttGTCTGTTAAAATGCAAATGCTTACAGAAATGTCCAATAGCAGGCACTGTTAGAAAAGGTATTCTCTTTCACTCAGGAAGGAATACCTCTTCTAAGACAGAGCCTACTGTGCATGCATCCTTTCAGGAGAAAGTTCGCTTCATTTGTCAGATTTATTAATTCTGCACATTATGCAGAATTTAACCAAACAAGATTTAATCAGGCAACAGACCTATTAAGAACTTATTTGAAAGTTATTTCAAGTTTAGATTATTTCATCACTCCCCACAAATCAGCACTGCATAGTACCTGTGTGATATGGGTCCAGACTATTTGCAGAAAAGGAATCAACAAATTATTTCCTTAAAGTGGTGAATCAAAGAACTGCTTGCAAAAATCACTGACCTTTGCACTTAATAACCTCCAGATGCTCACTTCAGGAAACAAAATTCCCAGGTAAGATAAACTTTAAGCACATTGTATATTTAGCAACATTTGATATTGAACTTTATGGgatttaaagaacataagaagagccctgctaaatCAGGACAggggtccatttagtccagcatccacaaagtggccaaccagtggaGGGCTGACAAACAAGGCACAGAAGCCAAGACCCTCCCTGGATGTTGCCTCAAATTAGTGGgcttcagaggtttactgcctctgaatgtggaggctcacTCACTCACAAAGGATAGTAGCCATTCACAGACCTTTTCTCCGTGAATCTGCCTTCCAATTTATTTCCAAATAAAATGAATACACAAAACTCTCTCAAGCTGGAGTATCCCTGTGATCCATCTTTCTTTATAATGGTCCTTTGTTAAAAGGTGGCTGCTTAAAAATTCTGTGGAATGGATTGTCTAAAACTAACCAGAAAATCAAGCATTGGTCAATTCGCACATGCAGGATAAGACGGTGGATTTCTGAGATTGTGTCAATGAGATCAGGTGGCAGTGGAACACCGTTCTTGGTATAAATGGGTCAAATAGAGACACAGGCAGACCAGTAAGCAAAATGCCAAGCTTTATTGGGTGTTGTCTATACACCAGTCACCTGGACACAGTTGCCATCATCAATTCACTTTCTCCTTGCTCTAACCCTAGAAGGCAGAGTTCAATCATCCCAGGAGCCCTCTTGGCTCTGGGCCTGGGAACACTAGCTATTTTCTCAGGGTCTGTGCCCAGCTTGCTCACActgcctttctcctcctcctcttcgaaTTTCTGTGCTTTCTTCACCTTCCTGTCTTTGCTGCCTGTTCCAGTGACCACTCTTTCTGCCGACTTCCCCTTCCCTTACAGCTGAAACTCTGTCCCATCAGTATCTCCAAGCCCCGCTTCCCCTTCTTTGTGCCTGTGTCTTCCAACTCCTCCCCACGCCAAATCTGAGGTTATGCAAGGTTGGAGAGCCACTGGGCTTGTATCCAGCCTCAACCTGATCCCAATGGCCATACCAGGGCTGGTAGGCAAACCCCACTCCCAGCAGATTTGGGCCAGTCCACATCAAATCTACCGCTGCCAATCATCATGGGATCATTGCTCTATGGTGGCCAGACCCATTGTGCTGCCTAATAACCCTCTGCCAGGCTTAGCCTGCCTGGGCGCTGCTCTCTCTTGTTCTGGCATTGCCCTGAGTTTCCTCCTGTTATTGCCATACCACAGCCAGGTAAGTAAGGACTGAGGGGTTAGGCTCTGCTCTGCAAGTGATATTGGGTCCTTCCTACCTGGGCTGGCCAGTTCTGTCCTGTCAGAGATGGTAAAATGGACAGTACCACTTGAGGGGCATGATCACATTTTTGGATACTCTTGAATGCAGATAAACCTTTCTACAAGCAGAAAACTAGTGCAAGAGGGAACCTGATGGGTCAGAGCCTCTTTCCCTGATGTGGATTTTTTTCTCTTGTAGATAATTTTTAACctgcggcggggtgggggggaccatTGAAACCCCCCATCAGCAGTCCGAAGTGGTACAATTAATTTGATGATACTCTGTAGTATGAGCAGATTAGGACTTATTTAAAGCACACCCAACTAAGTTGGGAAATGAGTCATTCTGTTTACATGTGATATAAACACTAGTGATGGGTTGCCAACTGTAGTTTTTAAGCCTGTGAACGCATATGATCAACACACGGTTTCATCAGGCTTTTTATACCTGTACGTACACACAGCCTCTGGGTAGGAAATACACAAAAATGTAAAATACCTCCAATGAGTAATCTTTCTAAATTGTGTGGTCCCATATCActagtttaatttaaaaaatcaatttgagATCACACTAACTGGAGAAAAGCAGGTTTAAAAGTGCCCaaataagtacataaataaaattaaaatattttgattATGTGTCACCAATGCTGCCTTTTTAATCTAGATACAGGGAAAACTTGTCTGTCTTCCACTGTAAACATTAGTGTTTTATATCTCCCTATTTCTTACCTTCCATAAATAAAAAAGGATTTCTTTCTACCACTAACTGTACTGAATTCCAATATACATTTAACCTTTCTGGCCATACAAAATGACTGATAGGagtacaaaaaaacatttttaaattacAAAAATCAAAACACAATGACTTtttcaaataaaattttaaaaatcctgcgcTACTCTTATTAATCACTCATAATTATCAATCCAATCGTACCTTTGGTGCTCCACAAGGCACACAAGGGACATATTTGCTGCCAGAAGCCTTATAGAGTCTAAAGCAGAATAACCATACTCATCCAAGTGCCTCTTTTGAAATCATTAGGGCAATTCTAAGCAAAGAATTCAAGAACTGAGATGTGAAAAAGCAGCTTCCCTACTGCCGTGCACAAGGTAAAATTATTATATCTTTGAAAAGTCACATCCTTTTGAAACACGTGGTAGAAATATTACTCTTTATTATTTAGCATTCAGAATTACATTTACAATTCTTCAAGTTTTGATGTTCTACATGGTAGAAGAATGAAATATTGAAACAACGTTTTGGTTCAGATTTTTCTATCCGAACTATTAGAATAACTTGTCTTTACTATTAAAATCCTAAAGAGTTCAGTTCTCTCCGAGTTGCTCATTACTGGAACAGCAAGGCCCTCTTATGGACTATAATCATACTACATTCAAGGAACATGATGAAAATGCAAGTATCGACTGTCACTTCGTCCTTGATTTTCCTCATTTCCCATGTTATAGCTATCAGTTGCTTAAAATTTGGTATAGGATAAGTATAGTGAAAGTGAGCGCTAAGAACTGCCTTTATGCCAAGTGCACAATAAAGAAAGGGCAAAATAATCAGCTCCATTACAATACAACTTCACAAATGCAAGTTACAAACTGGACTTTGCTTGCGCAAGATGAATATTTCAACAGCTGCTGGCTTGGGTCCTGCAGAAAACCTCTGTTGACAAAAGGGATTTTTGACACTAGATCAGGACTTCTTTGCCTCCCTCTCCTGTTGCACCGAGAAAtgatccctgaaatgctgctcctgtggcAGAAAGGATTCCCAGGCACAGATGGGGGGGATTGTCGATCTACAGTAGGAAGGGGAAACTGACAAAAATTATCCCAcattccattagcagaaattctccactggatccaacccactatcaACGTTATATAATTTTGTAGCTCTGGTTAGAGTCAAAGCATTTATGCAGAAGTGTTCCATTTGTAACCTCCTGTATATGTACTACTCTTCATTCAGTAAAATATTTGAGATGCCAGGCATTAGTGTTATAGATTGTTTTTCTGGTGTGTAAGATTATTCTTCCGTCCCCTGAACATAACCATCACATCAGCAACACCTATCCtgcagaaagtgggtagggcAAAAATATGCCAAGCGAGACCTAACAGGGCATATTCTTGTGACAGCACTTGAGGCAGCCCGTCTCAGTGGGCAGTGTTGTATGCAGAGGCATTCCTGAAGTTCAGGCTGACTGAGCAGAGACCCCAGAGTGCAATGAATTTTAGTGCACTGAGAAAGAGGTGGCCAAGGGCTCTCAGTGGCCTGCCACAAATTAACATATGCAGACTATTGTGTATATTGCTGGTCCAAAGATGACAGTCTTAAGTGCAAGCTACAGCTCTCGAACCATGCCATGAAAGTCACTCTTAATACAGTACAAAACTGGCATGGACTAGAACAGATCATTCTAAATTATACATGGAAAGGTCAAAACATTTTTACATTTCCTTTTTTGATCATTGGATATCATTGAAATTTTTAAATGATACATTATGACATCCTATAGAGGAACAGATATGACTTTCTCTACAGCTTAGGGCTAACTAGCCAAGAGAAGCATCACATAAGCCTTTGGGTAGTTTGTTACTCTTCCAGGGCCAGTTTAGTTTCCACCACAGCTAATCATTTAACGCATTCCTTTTTTCGAACTTTTGATTTTGGTGctgccaagaaagaaagaaaaaaggatccATTAACACCCAAAGATGTATACACACCAAACATTATTTAGAATAATGGGACTTACCATTTGGGTTTTCTTGTCTGTAGAATGTTTTCAACATTTCCACAGCTTCTTCCGATCGATAACCAGCTATGCACTAAAGAACAAAAgatgttggtgtttttttttttaaggcatccCATAGGGAAACTATTTGGTATTAGAATTTACTAGTTCCTGACCCAAAGAGGATATGTGTGTTTTGGCCATATGGATGCCATAAAGATGCGGCTCAACACTATATTGTCAGGAAAAATTCTCATCTGCAGAACATCCCTCTATCATGTAGCTATGAGGTGACTTGGAAGGTGGTCCCTCAACAGTTAACATAAAGGGGCACAAAATTTACTTACTAGGACAAGGACATTTGCCTCGGCATTTTCTAGCTTCAGATGCAATTTATTAACGGCCTTTGCAACTCAAGAGCTGCTGCAAGTATGGCTCTTTCCCATATTACCAGGTAATATAAATCCTATGCCACACAGAAGGAACCCATGCTACGGGGTGGCCGATATTCTGAAAACTGGCATTACAGGCAGGGGTTAGTCAAGAACTCCCCCCCATGCACATAACCTAAAGCTTCTTATATTATCTGTGTGACAAGGAAGGAGACATCCCACAGCAGCTTACATTCCACAATGGTAAAATAAGAAGAGGTCTCCATCTTATCCCAAACCCTGATTTTTCACCAGTGGAGGCTTTCAGATTCACTGTCCTCAACTTCAAAGTATGAGGGTATCTTTCTACCTGTAATTTAAAGTGATATGGTCCACACATGGGTTACATCCTCTGTGGACTATAAAAACCAGACCACTAGAACACAACGTTATCTTCACAAGTGTTGTCTAAGAGATTCTGCCAAAAAACTCACCTTCCTGATCATGTTCCTCCCCTACCTGCCAAATCttccttggcccatcaaaataACTGAATTATGTTGCAAATTATTCCACCCACAAATTATTCTGTAGTATCGTTTATTCCTTGAAATATGTGAATGAGACTGACAGATATAAAAATACATCAAAGTAGGATGCTTTCAGTGAGTGTGCGAAGCTAAAAGTATACACCTACATAAGGGGATGCATTCTACACTGTCAACTTCTTGCAAATGGTGATCCAATTTCCTAAACAAAAACTTTCCCTCTTCCACAGTTACCATAATGTACATCTAAAGTCCCAGACTGAATATCAagacaaattttatttttttaaaaacaatatattttattCACGTCTACTCTTATCCTAGTCCCTAGGATTCTAGGAATGACACCCAGTGCCAATCCTAAATGTGGATTGCTCCCTTTCCTTGACACTGTGACCCTGTTGCCTCAAACTATGTCACAGTAACCCAGACTCAAAATATTGTTTTCAGCTACTTTGCTTTTCTTCCATCGATCACCTGTATTAAGTATGCTTAGATCCCATCTTTCCCTACTAAAATTTTGTGGAACGCATAGTGGTCTTCAATTAATGCAGTGCTCAACAGATTCGTATTCATCTCACCAATGATATGGGAGTAGGTACTCCCAGACTATTCACATGTCCCACTGTGATTCCCCACTTCACCTTTTGAAAGATTATACCTTGCCCGACTTCATAAGAGCAGAGTAACATTTCTCGTATTAGACAAAACACTCTTGGCAACTATTTCCGTGTGAATAGACCACCTATTCCAAATCTTAAAACACAGTGCCAAAGTATTTCACCTGAAATGGTTCTCCTGTTTCTGTTAAGACAGCAGAAGAGATGTTCAAAACAGAGCCACAGCCTCCAAACCGTTCATTTTGGCAACCATATACAACAAGTGGGATTTATATGGATAAATTAAGGAATTCCTAGACTACAAAAGGAAGTGCTATATGATTATCCCAATTTAATAATAAGAAACCCTCTCTCATCCACTCCTGCTTCTTTGGTTCTGACTCAGGGTCCCCCCTGAGGGCAACTCCATCTTTTCCAAATCCCCTCTCCTGAAGCCAGAGACATCCCTTGCTATTTGGTACCTGAGGCAGACAATCCAACCAGCAGTAGTAAAAATAGAACAAGGAACTATATAACCAACCGTTTCCTACCCTTTAATGATAACGGTTGGGAGGGAAGCCcagtttcatcagatctcagaagctaggcagggtcaatacctggatggaagacctccaagaaagactctgcagaagaaagcaatggcatACCACTTCAGTTTCCCACttcccttgaaagcctcttgcttgggtcaccataagtcagttgcaactagAGAGCACTTCCATATGTAATGACAGCGATTGCTAGGCAGACCACCTCATCCAAATAGTGGCCTTGACCAAAATCTATTCCTCACTCAACCCTACCTATACAAAGCCTTTTGAAATAAAACTTTGGGCCTGCAGTTTCTGCGCATATAAATCCACACATAAGCATTGCTAACAAAAAGCTGACCTCCACTACCTTGCTAGCAAGGAATTATAGGTTGAAAGTAACATGCCAATGCATCATGTTGCAAAGGATACTCATCATGCGCAGGGCAGCTGCACACATTATACAAGGCTCTACAGTGACATATAACACTGTGTGCCCAAATACTTCTTTGGGGTCCTTCTTGTGCTGACGACACCAGTCTATCACCTGATCAATTGCCACCATTTCTGCATGGCGAGTAGCCTGTGAAGATACAGAAAAAAACAATACTAGTATTTATATCAAATGATAATAGTATTGGTATGAATCAAAGAGGAAACtcgaacagaaaaacagctctCCTTTCAGAAGACAACATGTTTGTTAAATGGCTTCCATGATTCCATAACAATTCAAGTGAACCCTCTCATAAGAGCCAAGATATATAGCACTTCACTACCTGGCAGTCtgctaaaaaacaaaataaaccagCTGAGATCATGACACATATCTGCAACTTGTTAGCATTCACTCAAATGTGGACCATACCACTGAACCCAACCCTAGCTTTAGaggaaaacaaaaccaaacataCAGCAGTTACAGTGTATAATATTTAGCAGTACTAACtctcatagatttttttttactttatggcATAGCCTTTTAATGGGTTCAAAATGGGCTGCTGAAGCAAGGGAAAGTGAGAAACGGTCCTCTTCCTGCTGTGGAAATATGTTAGGATCGAACATGTTAGGTTTATTACTGATGTTCAAAAATGACAATATATCAGGGAGCAGGCTCATAATAAAGAACTGATTTTATCCTACCACTCTATTCAGCTAAGTGTGGTTTATTCTGTCAGTACAAGGCACATTCTGTCATTGGGACATACCACACTTTGTGAATACAGtgaaatataacagtcaaaaCCATATAAAAGAACACAACATTTATAGGAATTTTCTTTCAAAATAGTAACACTTCATCagtaaaacagaaaaacatagtATTTTATTGATCTACCACACTCTCAAGATAGGCATATACTATACAGGCATATACTAACCTGTGTTAAATCAGTTTTCCCATTTTTAAAGCTACCTTGGGGCATAATAATTACAGGCACTGCGCACATTCTCTTTTGGAGAAAGGACAAAGAGGGTACAGAGGCTATTTGGGGAAGTAATGCTCAGCTACATGGGAAAGGCTTTTTCTACCCTGTCAGATATCAactttcttggtgggtttaaaaaaaaaacagcttatgAATAAACATGAGGGAAGAAATTAGACCTACTAGACAGAACAGCTTAAAGGATAGCATAGAAGATGGTCTCACTTCAGCTTTAGCTTTAGGGAAGTTTGTTGATTCAATGTCCAGTCACTTCCAATTAGGAAGATATGAAATGTTCCCGGGCTGAAGTAAAGCTGTTAGTATTTTCCCCTTATACCGGCTAATAACCTCTGTTTTTAATAAGTCATTTAGTTATAAAACGGGTAATGTGTTTTGATAAGTTCAgtttatttgtatatattttaaagccattttaaaaagaacaatgaAGCCTGCATGTTTCACAGAACTTTGCTTATTATTCTGTGGTTGTTAGACAAAAATCAAAGACCAAATGCTAATGATCTGAAAGATAAAAACATGTTCTGCTCAATATAAATATCAGTATAAAATTGTTAATAGAATTATTGATATGTGGTACAATCATATAATAATGTTAATTTATAGTTAACTTTGCTCGTACAATTACAATTTTAA encodes the following:
- the ADAT2 gene encoding tRNA-specific adenosine deaminase 2; this encodes MVYNNEIIGKGKNEVNETKNATRHAEMVAIDQVIDWCRQHKKDPKEVFGHTVLYVTVEPCIMCAAALRMMKIPLVVYGCQNERFGGCGSVLNISSAVLTETGEPFQCIAGYRSEEAVEMLKTFYRQENPNAPKSKVRKKECVK